Proteins from a genomic interval of Dermacentor variabilis isolate Ectoservices chromosome 8, ASM5094787v1, whole genome shotgun sequence:
- the LOC142590847 gene encoding uncharacterized protein LOC142590847, which yields MRTNQSTQFPGDGLCDLIFFDSAYKDNTNLLSLPSSFGENMNTFLSAARYYLRTDFGVAFAYEYRFKLRVDLAVTNPVPLEEIWKRGISDFGIVDMPAFGVQYNDIQDTFATLKELKAVAERKADAVRPPYIVLGAVPLANAGDYASKMRNLFTPTMFISQGHYAFGDSHVPFCRVTPPTLLRKGAAWRDYPYDLTEAVAALQKIKDDGGSAKLLVSVGMKSRLTTVANDIVPSMYTAPCNHDVSARAFNSYVEICTNSYWRSRLEYNNLFTAMYAADPSDSRRFVYDDEYSLCQKMCSIKGSLGHRVRFGIAVYDLEYEDYLNQCSWLNKFGAFSRVKMVRKIVDYFRNSEEHDLRGCPQNLSCDAFKYVPPQAG from the exons ATGCGGACAAACCAGAGCACGCAGTTCCCCGGCGACGGGCTGTGCGACCTGATCTTCTTCGACTCGGCCTACAAGGACAACACGAACCTCCTGTCGCTGCCGTCTAGCTTCGGCGAGAACATGAACACGTTCTTGTCTGCCGCGCGGTACTACCTTAGGACCGACTTCGGCGTGGCTTTCGCGTACGA GTATCGCTTCAAGCTGCGCGTAGACCTCGCGGTGACCAACCCGGTCCCATTGGAAGAGATTTGGAAGCGGGGCATCAGTGACTTCGGCATCGTCGACATGCCGGCATTTGGCGTCCAGTACAACGACATCCAGGATACCTTCGCCACGCTCAAG GAGCTGAAGGCCGTTGCTGAAAGGAAAGCTGACGCCGTCAGACCACCCTACATCGTCCTCGGCGCTGTACCATTGGCCAACGCCGGAGACTACGCATCTAAAATGAG GAACTTGTTCACTCCGACGATGTTTATCTCGCAAGGGCACTATGCTTTCGGCGACAGCCACGTCCCCTTCTGCCGCGTCACGCCGCCCACACTACTGCGAAAGGGCGCCGCCTGGCGGGACTACCCTTACGACCTC ACCGAGGCAGTCGCAGCTCTGCAGAAGATCAAGGACGATGGCGGATCGGCCAAGTTGCTTGTCTCCGTCGGCATGAAAAGCCGCCTTACGACTGTGGCGAATGACATTGTGCCGAGTATGTATACGGCACCCTGCAATCACGACGTCAGTGCACGAGCGTTCAATAGCTATGTCGAG ATTTGCACGAACAGTTATTGGCGCTCCCGGCTGGAATACAATAATCTTTTCACGGCCATGTATGCCGCGGATCCCTCCGACAGCAGACGGTTCGTCTACGACGACGAGTACAGCCTCTGCCAGAAG ATGTGCTCGATTAAGGGCTCTCTCGGTCACCGCGTGCGATTCGGCATCGCGGTCTACGACCTGGAGTACGAGGACTACCTGAACCAGTGCTCGTGGTTGAACAAGTTTGGGGCCTTTAGTCGGGTCAAGATGGTCCGCAAGATTGTCGACTACTTCAGAAACTCCGAGGaacacgatctacgcggatgtCCGCAGAATTTGTCATGTGACGCTTTTAAATACGTTCCTCCTCAAGCGGGATAA